In Hominilimicola fabiformis, a single genomic region encodes these proteins:
- the dnaN gene encoding DNA polymerase III subunit beta, translating into MKLVCSKPQLVDIINTVQRAIAPKTSLPILECIKIDANGDGNVVFTGNNIDICIEYNTECTVTEGGTIALASKMFGEIVRRLPDGDVTISVNPSNYVTKIKSGSSEFNIQGIAPDEFPDAPILEEKFRFSITQDVLKKLIRKTIAFVSQNEGKKPVLTGALFEIKNNYLNVVASDGHRLAVVKEEINDNVENNKLVVPGMTLRELLKILKDDEENVDIIVSDRTVLFDFGYYQVYSRLLDGEFLKYDAIISVVNTLNVVVEKSLITDSLERALLLINDDISAKSENKVPVRFNIGYDKIDVSCITGKGQVNDTVPVELDGDNLLIGFNCRFLLDALSACDEEKVKMEFSAPTSGCFIKSVEGDDSYIYMILPVRLYN; encoded by the coding sequence ATGAAATTAGTATGCAGTAAACCACAACTTGTTGATATAATAAATACTGTTCAAAGAGCTATTGCTCCAAAGACATCTTTACCTATACTTGAATGTATTAAGATTGATGCTAACGGTGACGGTAATGTTGTGTTTACAGGTAACAATATTGATATATGTATAGAATATAATACCGAATGTACCGTTACAGAGGGCGGTACTATTGCACTTGCTTCAAAGATGTTCGGTGAAATTGTAAGAAGACTTCCTGACGGTGATGTTACTATAAGTGTTAATCCGTCTAACTATGTTACTAAAATAAAGAGCGGTTCAAGTGAATTTAATATTCAGGGTATTGCTCCGGATGAATTTCCGGACGCACCTATACTTGAAGAAAAGTTCAGATTTTCAATTACACAGGACGTACTTAAAAAGCTTATAAGAAAGACAATAGCGTTTGTTTCTCAAAATGAGGGTAAAAAGCCTGTTTTGACCGGTGCATTGTTTGAGATTAAAAACAATTATCTTAATGTTGTTGCGTCAGACGGTCACAGACTTGCTGTTGTTAAAGAAGAAATAAATGATAATGTTGAAAACAATAAACTTGTTGTTCCGGGTATGACACTCCGCGAACTTTTGAAAATTCTTAAAGATGATGAAGAAAATGTTGATATTATAGTATCGGACAGAACTGTTTTGTTTGATTTTGGATATTATCAGGTTTATTCGAGATTGCTTGACGGCGAATTTTTGAAGTATGACGCGATTATATCGGTGGTAAATACGTTAAACGTAGTTGTTGAAAAGAGCCTTATTACAGACAGCTTGGAAAGAGCGTTGCTTTTGATTAACGATGATATATCGGCAAAATCTGAAAATAAAGTTCCTGTACGTTTTAATATCGGCTATGATAAGATTGACGTTTCTTGTATAACAGGTAAGGGACAGGTTAATGACACAGTACCTGTTGAGCTTGACGGCGATAACCTTTTGATTGGGTTTAACTGTAGATTTTTGCTTGACGCATTGAGTGCTTGTGACGAAGAAAAGGTTAAGATGGAATTTTCTGCTCCGACAAGCGGTTGCTTTATAAAGAGCGTAGAGGGTGACGATTCTTATATTTATATGATTCTTCCTGTAAGACTTTATAACTAA
- a CDS encoding MBL fold metallo-hydrolase: MKIKTVNNYYTDENTYIVYDENTKNGLVIDPGYKCDGILKVAQDDGVNIKYVLITHCHYDHISDMEQLREKTGAKLVSGDKASINITDPDINLSYSGLGYELSAKNSDIVLKDNEELNIDGLNIKCIYTPGHTNCGVCYLINNEKLFTGDTLFLRSVGRSDLPTGDGDTLVKSIKTRIYTLDDDTEVFPGHGGQSSVGYEKKYNMYIKG; the protein is encoded by the coding sequence ATGAAGATTAAGACAGTCAATAATTATTATACAGATGAAAATACTTATATAGTTTATGATGAAAATACAAAGAACGGTCTTGTGATTGATCCGGGATATAAGTGTGACGGAATATTGAAAGTGGCTCAGGACGACGGAGTTAATATAAAATATGTGCTTATAACTCATTGTCATTATGACCATATTTCAGATATGGAACAGCTCCGTGAAAAAACAGGCGCTAAACTTGTTTCCGGCGATAAGGCAAGCATAAATATAACAGACCCGGACATTAATTTGTCGTATTCGGGACTTGGTTATGAATTGTCGGCTAAAAATTCTGATATTGTTTTGAAAGATAATGAAGAACTTAATATTGACGGACTTAATATCAAATGTATCTATACGCCAGGTCATACAAATTGCGGCGTATGTTATTTGATAAATAATGAAAAATTGTTTACGGGCGATACATTGTTTTTAAGAAGTGTCGGCAGAAGTGATTTGCCGACAGGTGACGGAGATACTCTTGTAAAATCAATAAAGACAAGAATATATACGCTTGATGATGATACAGAAGTTTTTCCGGGACACGGCGGACAGAGTTCTGTTGGGTACGAGAAAAAGTATAATATGTATATAAAGGGCTAA
- the hemZ gene encoding coproporphyrinogen dehydrogenase HemZ, with the protein MLIIQNGYECDYEMKLFYKLYFDMNEDIYVYSNFEYKDKVINVYTEIIYNGGTYFDDFYYDFDTENQKAQFIKKIFTASCTKSFCHAAEKIKHINLPWGVMCGIRPAKIVRELMEEGYSDSEVVEILKKIYEVSDEKIDLAYKVAKNEKILLDEIGENSVSIYIGIPFCPTRCLYCSFVSTDIRVSGKYMDPFVDKLLLEIDKTAEVIDKMGAYVENIYIGGGTPTTLETHHLKAIFDRLKENFDFSKIKEFTLEAGRPDTITKDKLYEAKQGGVNRISINPQTMNEQTLKRVGRKHTPDMVRKCFEMARKMGFDNINMDLIAGLPEETVDMFKYSLDEVIKLDPENITVHSMCVKRAASLRFSDAELAKANDMNEMLSYTQKHMEKTGRKPYYMYRQKNISGNLENVGYAKDGCMSTYNINIMEEKQTIIALGGGGSTKIVMDDRIERVFNFKDPLEYIRRFDEILKKKDEILDILAGEKNG; encoded by the coding sequence ATGTTAATTATTCAAAACGGTTATGAATGTGATTACGAAATGAAGCTTTTTTATAAGCTTTATTTTGATATGAACGAAGATATATATGTGTATTCAAACTTTGAATATAAGGATAAAGTTATAAACGTGTATACGGAGATAATCTATAACGGCGGTACATATTTTGACGATTTCTATTATGATTTTGATACTGAAAATCAAAAAGCACAGTTTATAAAAAAGATATTTACTGCGTCATGTACAAAGTCGTTTTGTCACGCGGCGGAAAAAATTAAGCATATAAATCTTCCTTGGGGAGTAATGTGCGGTATTCGTCCGGCTAAAATTGTCCGTGAACTTATGGAAGAAGGATACAGTGACAGTGAAGTTGTTGAAATATTAAAGAAAATTTATGAAGTGTCCGATGAAAAGATTGACCTTGCATATAAGGTTGCAAAAAATGAAAAGATTTTGCTTGACGAAATCGGCGAAAATTCAGTAAGTATATATATCGGCATACCGTTTTGTCCGACAAGATGTTTGTATTGTTCATTTGTTTCAACAGATATACGCGTAAGCGGAAAATATATGGACCCGTTTGTGGATAAATTGCTTTTGGAGATTGATAAAACTGCAGAAGTAATTGATAAAATGGGTGCATATGTTGAAAATATATATATCGGCGGCGGAACACCGACAACTCTTGAAACACACCACTTAAAAGCAATATTTGACAGATTGAAAGAAAATTTTGATTTTTCAAAAATAAAGGAATTTACTCTTGAGGCAGGCAGACCGGATACAATAACAAAGGATAAATTGTATGAGGCAAAACAGGGCGGTGTCAACAGAATAAGCATTAATCCGCAGACTATGAACGAACAGACTTTGAAAAGAGTCGGCAGAAAGCATACTCCCGATATGGTGCGAAAATGCTTTGAAATGGCAAGAAAAATGGGCTTTGACAATATTAATATGGACCTTATAGCCGGTTTACCGGAAGAAACCGTTGATATGTTCAAGTACAGTCTTGATGAAGTAATTAAACTTGATCCTGAAAATATAACCGTTCATTCAATGTGCGTAAAAAGAGCGGCTTCACTCAGATTTTCAGATGCTGAGCTTGCAAAAGCAAATGATATGAACGAAATGCTTTCGTATACTCAAAAACATATGGAGAAAACAGGAAGAAAGCCTTATTATATGTATCGTCAAAAAAATATTTCGGGTAATCTTGAAAATGTCGGTTATGCAAAAGACGGCTGTATGAGTACATATAACATAAACATTATGGAGGAAAAACAGACTATTATTGCACTTGGCGGCGGCGGTTCTACTAAAATTGTTATGGACGACAGAATTGAGAGAGTGTTTAATTTTAAAGACCCTCTTGAATATATAAGACGTTTTGATGAAATATTGAAGAAAAAAGACGAAATACTTGATATATTGGCAGGTGAAAAAAATGGCTGA
- a CDS encoding ATP-binding protein, whose amino-acid sequence MADEQTLNHIMNEYEELRISAANERKKRIEEVNKKIPRVAEIDREIFQCGMENTKRIFKNPDKADEYNRDFKENLRKLENEKSNLLKVNGISDDYNKYKYKCENCSDTGYDKNGKKCQCFKQKLINAAYSVSNIEETIKTQNFDTFSFDYYSKDVGENGVSVYDNMTKIYNNCKRFCDNFDNETKGLVFYGSTGLGKTFLSSAIAKELMDKGKMVIYIRATKLFSINEDYKFGRNTDRSVIDNIYKADLLIIDDLGTEPFNKNNLAFLFDVINERTANNKKIIINTNLQISEITKMYSMRFTSRLYEYFMMYKFYGEDIRIQKLRRS is encoded by the coding sequence ATGGCTGACGAACAAACTTTAAACCATATAATGAATGAGTACGAAGAACTTCGTATCAGTGCGGCTAATGAAAGAAAAAAACGTATTGAAGAAGTTAATAAAAAAATTCCGCGAGTGGCTGAAATTGACAGAGAGATTTTTCAATGCGGTATGGAGAATACTAAAAGAATATTTAAAAATCCCGATAAGGCTGATGAATATAACAGGGATTTTAAAGAAAATCTAAGAAAACTCGAAAATGAAAAGAGTAATCTGTTAAAAGTAAACGGAATTTCTGACGATTATAATAAATATAAATATAAGTGTGAAAATTGCAGTGATACAGGTTATGATAAAAACGGTAAAAAATGTCAGTGTTTTAAACAGAAACTTATAAATGCGGCATATTCAGTGTCAAATATAGAAGAAACAATAAAAACACAAAATTTTGATACATTTTCGTTTGATTATTATTCAAAAGATGTCGGTGAAAACGGTGTTTCGGTGTATGATAATATGACGAAGATATATAATAACTGTAAACGTTTCTGCGATAATTTTGATAATGAAACCAAAGGCCTTGTTTTTTACGGCTCGACAGGTTTGGGAAAAACATTTTTGTCAAGTGCCATTGCAAAAGAACTTATGGATAAGGGCAAAATGGTTATCTACATAAGAGCGACAAAACTGTTTTCAATAAATGAAGATTATAAGTTCGGCAGAAATACCGACAGGTCTGTTATTGACAATATATATAAGGCTGATTTGCTTATAATTGACGATTTGGGTACAGAGCCGTTCAATAAAAATAATCTTGCGTTTTTATTTGACGTTATTAACGAACGTACAGCAAATAATAAAAAGATTATTATTAATACTAATTTGCAAATAAGCGAAATTACAAAAATGTACAGTATGCGTTTTACTTCAAGATTGTATGAATATTTTATGATGTACAAGTTTTACGGGGAAGATATACGTATACAAAAATTAAGAAGAAGCTAA